A segment of the Streptomyces pactum genome:
TTCTGGGCCCTGACGACCGGGCTGCTCACGCTGGCCATGCTCATCGTGGGGGGCGTGCAGGCACTCACCGACGCCACCATCATCATGGGCCTGCCCTTCTCGTTCGTGATGTTCCTGATCATGGTGGGGCTCTATCTGGCGCTGCGTACCGAGTACATGCGGGAGGAAGCGCTGGCCACCACGCTGCCGGCGTCGCTGTCCGGACGTACGACGCAGCAGGGCCCCACGGGAGCGCGGAACTGGCGACAGCGGCTGGCGCGGGCGATGGCGTTCCCGGGCAGGCGGGCGGCCGCCAGGTTCGTCGAGGACGTGTGCCGCCCCGCCTTCCAGGAGGTCGGCCAGGCGCTGCGGGAGCAGGGAGCGGAGGCGGAACTCCTGGAAGGGGTCAACGAGGAGAACGGACTCGCGCACGTCGGCCTCAGGGTGCCGATCGGTCCGAGCGACACGTTCGTGTACGAGGTCTGGCCCGTCGAGAAGCCGACCCCGGGCTTCGCGACCCGGTCGGTCACCACCCACGACACCTACGTGCGCTTCGAGGTCCGGCTCGCCGAGGGCAACCAGGGCTACGACGTGATGGGGTACACCAAGGAACAGCTCATCGGCGACAGCCTCGACCAGTACGAGCGGCATCTGGAGTTCCTGCGCATGCACCGCGAGTCGGCAGACCGGTCCGCACTGCCCGACCACCGCCCGGACGCGCCGGAGGCACACCTGCCGGAGTAGGCACCCGACGGTCAGCCGAGCCGCGCGGCGAACGCGGCGTGGGCCCGGTCGTCGAAGAGCACGAACCTGACCTCCTCGACTCCGGTGTCCGCCTCCCGTACGGCGGTCACGGCGATACGGGCCGCGTCGTCCATCGGCCAGCGGTAGACACCGGTGGAGATCGCCGGGAAGGCGACCGTGCGGGCGCCCAACTCGTCGGCGACCCGGAGGGACTCGCGGTAGCAGGAGGCGAGGAGTCCCGAGCGGTCCTCGGTCGCGCTGTGCACCGGGCCCACCGTGTGGATCACCCAGCGGGCGTCCAGGGCCCCGGCGGTGGTGGCGACCGCGCGGCCGGTGGGAAGTCCCTTGCCGAGGTGCCCCGCGCGGAGCTTGCGGCACTCCTCCAGGATCGCGGGGCCACCGCGCCGGTGGATGGCGCCGTCGACGCCGCCTCCGCCGAGCAGGGAGGAGTTGGCCGCGTTGACGATCGCGTCGGCGCTCTCACGGGTGATGTCGCCCCGGACGAGCGTGATGGTGGTCATGTGCGCCTCCCGGTCAACGCCGCTTCGTGCTCACGTCTGCCGCAGCCTGCGCCAGACCGCCTTCGCCGCGTTGTGCCCCGACATGCCGTGCACTCCGGGGCCCGGCGGGGTGGCCGACGAGCAGATGAAGACGGCCGGGTGCGGGGTGGCGTACGGGAACAGGGACAGCTTGGGGCGCAGCAGGAGCTGGAGGCCGGAGACGGCGCCGGAGGCGATGTCTCCGCCGACGTAGTTGGCGTTGCGGACGGCGAGTTCGGGCGGGCCCGCGGTGGCGCGGGCCAGGACGCGGTCGCGGAAGCCGGGGGCGAAGCGCTCCAGTTGGCGTTCGATGGCGTCGGTGAGGTCACCGGTCCAGCCGTTGGGGACGTGTCCGTACGCCCAGAAGACGTGCTTGCCCTCGGGGGCGCGGGTGGGGTCGGCGACGCTGGGCTGCGTGGTGATGAGGAACGGCGCGTCGGGGGCGCGGCCCTCCCGGGAGGCCGCGTTCAGCGCCGCGCCGATCTCCGCGCTGTCGGCGCCGATCTGCACGGTGCCCGCGGTGCGGGGCTCCTGGGCGGTCCACGGCACGGGCCCGTCCAGCGCGTAGTCGATCTTGAAGACGCCGGGGCCGTACCGGTAGCCGGCGTAGTGGTTGCCGAGGCCGGCGATGCGGGCGAGGGCCGTGGGCGAGGTGTCGAAGACGTAGGCGCGGGCGGGCGGCAGGTCGTCGAGGCGCTTCACCTCGTAGTCGGTGTGGACGGTGCCGCCGAGATCCCTGAGGTAGGCGGCGAGGGCGTCGGAGATGGCCTGCGAGCCGCCGCGGGCCACGGGCCAGCCGCGGGCGTGCGCGGCGAGGGCGAAGACCAGGCCTATGGCACCGGTGGCGAAGCCGCCGAGCGGGGCCATGACGTGCGCGACCAGCCCGGCGAAGAGGGTCTTGGCCTTGTCGTCGCGGAAGCGGCGCATCAGCCACGTCGACGGGGGCAGGCCGACCAGGCCGAACCGGGCGAGGGTGACCGGGTCGCGGGGCAGCGCGGTCAGCGGCAGGGACATGAAGTCCCGGGCCAGGGTGTCCCACCTGGGCAGGAAGCGCTCGACCAGCCTGCGGTACGCGCCCGCGTCGCGCGCTCCGAAGGAGGCGGCCGTCTCGCCGACCGACCGGGACAGCACGGCGGCCGAGCCGTCCGGGAAAGGATGCGCCATGGGCAGCCCGGCGTGCAGCCACTGCAGCCCGTACCGCTCCAGGGGCAGGGCGCGGAACGCGGGTGAGTTGATCGCGAGCGGGTGCGCGGCGGAGCACGGGTCGTGCCGGAAGCCCGGCAGGGTCAGCTCCTCCGTGCGGGCCCCGCCGCCCACGGTGCCCTGCGCCTCGAACACGGCGACCGAGAAGCCGCGGCGGGCCAGCTCCACGGCAGCGGTCAGTCCGTTCGGCCCCGCACCCACTACGACCGCATCGAGCATCGACGGCACCTTCGGACCCCTTCGTCAGCCGATGGCCACTCGGGATCAGGATATGCCCGGGCACCGGCAGCCCGTGGTCGCGGGTGGGGCGGACAGGGTCCGGGGATGACGCACTGGACGCGCTCCCCCGCCTCCCACAAGGGCCTTCGGCTCCGGTACGAGCCGGCCGGGGACGGGCGGGCACTGCGGCGGGCGGCGTTCGACCGGTCACTGCCGGTCCCGCACGCCGGGGACGAGCGGTCCCCTGCCGACAAAGGCGCGTCGGTGGCGGCCTCGCGCGACGACCTCCGCTCGGTTTGCGAACGGCTCGGGCCGGACGGCGTGCCATTCCACGAGACCGTGTACGGCGTGCCGACGGACGGCCCCGTCGAGGTGCCGCCCGGCGCCGAGGACGTCGCCGGGGAGGAGTTCCGCCGAGCCTGGGACACGGCGCGGCGAGATAGGCGGTCCACCCGCCATCGCACCGGACCGCTGCCCGAGGGATCGCTGGTCACCGGAACGGTCACCGCCCTGCCGTGGGGCCCCGGCATCACGGGGCTGGTGGTGGACATCGGCGGGCCGGGGCGGGGTTTCGTGGATCTCGGGCAGTTGCCGCACAGCGGCGAGGACTGGGCGCCGGTCGGGACCGCGACCGAGTTCGAGGTCGTCCAGGTCCGCTTCTCCGTCCGGCCGGGCTCCCCCGACCTGGAGATCAGGCTCCGTCCGACAGCAGGGCCACCACCCGGCGGGCCGTGGCCGCGTCGCGGGCCGCGGTGAACGGCAGGTCGTTGCCGCCCGTGATGCGGAAGGGCTCGCCCGTGCGGGTCAGGTGGGTGCCGCCCGCCTCCTCGACCAGGAGGAGCCCCGCGGCGTGGTCCCAGGCTGCCTCCCACGAGAAGGCGGTGGCGTCCGACTCGCCTCGGGCGACGGCGAGGTACTCCAGGCCGGCCGAGCCGCAGGCGCGGGGTGCCACGCCCGGGGTACGCAGGGGGCGCAGGGCACGCTTCTGGTCGTCCGTAGTGTAGTCCGGGTGGGACGTGGCGACCCGCAGGTCGCGACCGGGCTCGGGCGGGCCGGCGTACAGCCGCTCGCCGTCCAGGAAGGCACCTCGCCCGCGTACCGCCGTGGCGAGCCGGTCGTCGGCGGGGGCGTAGGTCCAGGAGGCGTGCACGACTCCGTGCCGGGCGAGCGCGACCAGCGTGCAGAAGCCCGGGTCGCCGTGCACGAACTGACGCGTCCCGTCGACGGGGTCGACGATCCACACCGGTGCCTCGCCGCGTATGGCCTCGTACGACGCCGGGTTGGCGTGCACCGCCTCCTCGCCGACCACGACCGAGCCGGGCAGCAGGGCGGCCAGGACCTCGGTGAGGTACAGCTCGGCCTTGCGGTCGGCGTCCGTCACCAGGTCGTGCGGGCCGGCCTTCTCGTCGACCTCGTGGGCCGCGAGCCGGCGCCAGCGCGGCATGATCTCCTGGGCGGCCGCCTTGCGGACGGCCTCCTCCACCTCGTCGGCGTGCCGGGCGAGAAACTCGTCGATGGTTTCGTTGTTCTCGATCATGACTCCATGAGAGCACGCCCCACTGACAATCCCCACCCGGGTGGTGTACTCCGGGTGGAATCGGCACGAACATGAGGCGCCGGGCGCCGCGAACACGGCCGCCGGGCGCCCACGAGCAACAAGTGCGCAGGTCAGCGGCCGATCGCGTAACCCTGCATCCCGCGCGGGTTCGCCGCCGCCGACAGCACTCCCGTCCCGGGATCGCGCGCGACGGCGCACAGCCGGCCCTCCGACCAGGCCTCGCCGACCGTCACGTCGTGCCCGCGGCGGCGCAGCTCCTCGACGACCGCCGCCGGCATGCGGGACTCCACGGTGACGCTCCCGGCCCGCATGCCGCGTGGGAAGAACGACCCGGGAAAGCTGTCGTTGTGCCAGTTCGGCGCGTCGATCGCGCCCTGGAGGTCGAGGCCGCCGCGCACCGGGGCGCGCAGCGCGACCGCCAGCAGGAAGTGCAACTGCCACTGGTCCTGCTGGTCGCCGCCGGGCGTTCCGAACGCCATGACGGGCACCCCGTCGCGCAGCGCGATGGAGGGCGTGAGCGTGGTGCGCGGCCGGCGGCCCGGTGTGAGCGAGTTGGGCAGGCCCTCTTCCAGCCAGGTCATCTGGAGCCGGGTGCCGAGCGGGAAGCCCAGTTCGGGCACGACGGGGTTGGACTGGAGCCAGCCGCCGCTGGGGGTGGCCGAGACCATGTTGCCCCAGCGGTCCACGATGTCGAGGTGGCAGGTGTCGCCGCGGGTGCCTCCGTCGGCGGCGACGTCCGGTTCGCCCGGCACCGGGGACGCCGGGCTCTTGGCGACCGTGGGCTCGCCCACCCCCAGGGCGTCGAGGCCCTCCCCCTCCACGGCCGCCACGCGCGCGTGGGCGCTGAGCCGCGGGGTGCGCCCGCCCGGACCGCCGGGCCGCAGCTCGAAGGACGCCTTGACACCGACGAGCGCCCGCCGGGCCGCGTTGTACTCCGGTGACAGCAGGTCGTCGAGCGGCACCCGGTCCGCGCCGTCCGCGTCCCCGTACCAGGCCTCCCGGTCGGCCATGGCGAGCTTGCAGCCCTCGACCAGCAGGTGGACGTAGTCGGCACAGCCGTAGGCGGGCAGCTCGGACGGCAGCAGCGCCAACTGCTGGAGCAGGACGGGGCCCTGGCTCCAGGGGCCGGCCTTGCACACGGTCCAGCCGTTCCAGTCGTACGTCGCCGGAGCCTCGTAGGACGCGGACCAGCCGGCGAGGTCGGCGGCGGTCAGCGGGCCGGTCCGGCGCTCGCCGCTGGTGTCCATGGTGGGACGCCCGGCCTGCCGGACGAGGGCCTCGGCGACGAACCCGGTGCGCCAGACCTCTCGCGCCGTGTCGATCCGCGCCTCCCGGCCCCCCGCCCCGGCCGACTCCGCGAGCAGGCGCTTCCAGGTGGCGGCGAGGGCGGGGTTGCGGAACAGCTCGCCGGGGCGGGGCGGACGGCCGCCCGGCAGGTAGACCTCGGCCGAGGACCTCCACTCCGTCTCGAACAGCTCCCGCACGGTCTCGACGGTCTCCGTGAAGCGCTCCACGGGCGCGTGCCCGTGCTCGGCGTAGCCGATGGCGTACTTCAGCACGTCGGCCAAGGGCTTGGTGCCGTGGTCGCGCAGCAGGAGCAGCCAGGCGTCGAAGGCACCGGGCACGGCGGCGGCGAGGGGGCCGGTGCCGGGGACGAGGTCCAGACCGAGCCCTTTGTAGTGCGCGACCGTCGCCCCGGCCGGTGCCACCCCCTGTCCGCACAGCACCCGCACCTCGCCGCCCGCCGGGGCGAGCAGGATCGGCACCTCACCGGCGGGGCCGTTGAGGTGGGGCTCGACGACGTGCAGCACGAAGGCACCGGCCACAGCGGCGTCGTAGGCGTTGCCCCCGTCCTCCAGCACCGCCATGGCCGTCTGCGAGGCCAGCCAGTGGGTGGAGGACACCATGCCGAAGGTGCCCTGGAGGGTGGGTCGGGTGGTGAACACAGAGCTTCTCACCTCGCTGTTTACGTGTACCGGCCGCGGACGGCGGGCTCTCGGAGCGGATCCTGGGGAGAATCCGGGGAGCTTGCGCCAGGGACTCCCTTCTCCCACTGCCCGGAAGGCTATCGATCGCCCCGCGCCCCTCCTTCCCCGCCTCCGGCGTCACGTACCTCGGCGTCCGAGGGCAGGTGCGGGCGCGGGGGCGGGCGCAGGTCCTCGGCGGCCGCGAGTACTCACGCTTCGCCGCCGCGCCTCGAGGCGGCGTCCGCGGTCAGGGCGCGTCAGACGCGGGCGAGTTCCGCCGCGCCGAAGGAGACGTCGAAGCGGTCGCACCAGATGCTCACGCTGGTGTAGCGGGACGGATCGATGTCGGCGGGCACGGTGTAGTTCTGGCTGCCCTTGTTGCCCTTGAGTTCGCCGAGGCTGACGTACTCACCGTCGTCGAAGACGCCCCAGCCGGCCTTCCCCTCCTTCACCGGCGCGTCGGTCAGCCACACGTGCAGGTCCGGACCGTTGCTGGTGTCGAGGTTCTCCAGCCGTACGACGTGGGAGCCGTCGGCGAGCCGCACCAGCTCGGCCGTGCCGGAGGTGGCGTGCTCGTGGCTGATCAGCTCGCCGCCGGCCAGAGTCCTCGGCCCGGCGTCCCGCGTCGGCGACGGGGCGGGCCCGGCGGCGGGCGGGGGCGATGTCGCCACGACACCGGGCAGGGCCTCGTCCACGGTCTCGTCCTGCCACAGCTTCCACGGCTGGAACCAGTACAGCCCGAGGCCGGCCCCGGCCAGGGCCAGGACCAGCACCCCGATGACCCACGGCCTGCCCGCTCCGCTTCGCCCACGCACCATGTTCCGCCTCGCCTCTCGAATGCCTTGCGCCGGCCCCCATTCAACGCGACGTGCGGCACGCGCGGAGGCTCGGAAAGATGACGGAACCCTTACGCCGCTGCGCCGGCCGCCGGACGAGCGGCGCACGGACCGCTCCGGACCGGACCAACCAGACGGTATGCAGACGGGGTGCGTCACCTCTAGGCTTCTGCCGCCGCACCTCGCCGAGGCCCACCGCGCCGCGCCGCCTCACGACCGGAAGGAGAGCCGCATGGCCGTCGACCCCGCAGGAACCGATCTCGCCCGCCTGGTGGAGGAGGATCCGGGTGGCCCCGTCGTCATGCTCAACCTGCTGCGTTTCACCCCCGACGGGCGTGCCTCGTACGAGGAGTACTCGCGTCGGGCGGGCCGCTTCCTGCAACGGTACGGAGCCGAACTGCTCTACGCCGGCGACGGCGGCACCCCCCTGGTCGCGGAGGAGGGGCAGGCCTGGGACGCGGTGCTGGTCGTGCGCTATCCCAGCCGGGAGGCGTTCAGCCGCATGGTGGCCGACCCCGAGTACCAGGAGATCACCGGCCTGCGCTCCCGCGCTCTGGCCGAGGCCGTGCTCCAGCCGACGACCCCCTGGCCCGTCTCCTCCGGCCGGTGACTCCCTGCCGGAGGACCTGCCGGAGGACCGGCCGGAGGACCGGCCAGAGGACCGGCCAGAGGACCGGCCAGAGAGCCGGCCGGGATCAGGGCCGGCCCGGTGCGTCGGCGCCATGGTGTCCGTCGGGTCCGGCCAGGCGGAACGAGCGCACCACCGCGACGGCGCTCGCGGCGACCAGGGCCGCGGCCCAGCCGGCCAGGCCGCGCAGTGCTTCGCCCGCGTCCGACTCCGCCACGGCACCACGGGGAGGGACGCGGCCCCGCGGGTCGTAGACCACGGCGAGGGTGTCTCCGGGCCGTGTGGCCTGGCCGCAGCCGCGCCGGATGAGGACCGCGAGCGGTACACCGGCGGGGTCCGCCACCGAGCAGAGGTAGCGGGCCGCTCCGCCGGACGGGCTCGTTCCACCGTGCACCGACGTGACGACCACGGGCCGGGTTCGGCCCTGTTCCGCGAGGACCACGCCGGCCGCGGCCTGCGGCGCGTGGAGCGCGAGAGACACCGCGAGGACCCCGACGATCCCGACCAGCGCTCGTCCGGCCCGTACGAGCAGCAGACGGACGACGAGCGCGGCGGCGCAGACCAGGCCCGCCTCGCCGTCCGCCAGCACGGGGCTGCCGGTCCAGGCACCGAGAAGAGTGACACCGACGATCGCCGCGGTGCCGAGCGTTCCGACGAGGAGTCCGTCACCGACCAGCCGCCACGGCGGCAGTCCCAGGAACTCCGCCGGCCCCCATACCGTGGAACGCAGGTGGGCCAGCACATGCCGCTCGTCGGCAGCCGGAGTCCGACGCCGTGTGCGCACCCCGCTCCACCTCCCTTTCCTCCCGGTTCGACGGCAGTCGCATCGTGCCATCCGGGAGAGGACGGCCGCGCTTCCCCGAGCCGGACACGCTCTCACCTCTCACCTTGCCGAACCACGGCAACATCGGAAGGGGACACGTCGCGGGGTGTCTTCGGCGCCCTCAGCGCTGGCTCGCGTCTTCCGAAACCCGTGCGGGCAACTCCTGCCGAGCGGTTGCGGAACAGGGCCGGCGGGAGGGCCGGCGGTCAGGACAGCAGCGTCCCCGTCATGGCGGGCAGTACGGCCCCTCCGGCCACGCCCAGGGTGACGGAGGCCGTGCCGGCGGTGTACGCGGTGGCCGCCGCCCAGCGGCCCGGCACGGCGTGGGCGGTGGCGGGCGCGGGGCCGCCGGTGGGGAAGAAGAGGGGCACCAGCCAGCGCAGGTAGTAGAAGAGGGAGGCGACGGTGTTGGCGACGGCGAGTGCGGCGAGCCAGGCGCAACCGCCGTCGACGGCGGCGCCGAAGATCTCCAGTTTGCCGAGGAAGACGCCGGTGGGCGGAGTACCGACCAGGCCGAGCAGACAGACGACGAGGACGGCGGCGAGACCGGGACGGCGGCGGGCCAGGCCGCGGTAGTCGTCCAGGGAGCGGGCGCCCGGGAGCGCGCCGACGACGGCGAAGGCGCCGAGGTTGGTGGCGGCGTAGGCGGCCAGGTAGAACAGCAGGCTCTTCAGGGCGAGGTCGCTGCGGTCGGCGACGGCCAGGGCCATGAGGAGGTATCCGACCTGGCTGATGGCGGAGTAGGCGAGCAGGCGTGTCACGGAGGTCTGGAGGAACGCGGCCAGGTTCCCCAGCGTCATGGTGACCGCGGCGAGGACGGCCGTCAGCAGCGGCCAGTTGACGTCGCTGCCCGGCAGGACCTGGGTGAGCAGGCGGTAGCCGGCGACGAGAGCGCCGGCCTTCGGCAGGGTGGTGACGTAGGCGGCGACGGGTGGCGGCGCGCCCTCGGTGACGTCGGGCACCCAGAAGTGTGCGGGCACGGCGCCCGCCTTGAACAGCACCCCGGCCAGCACGCAGACGAGGCCGACGGCGACCGGCCCGTACGGTGCGGCGGGGAGCGTGGTGCGCAGTTCCCGGTAGAGGGTGGCGCCGCCCACCCCGTAGAGGACGGCGGCGCCGGCCAGCATCGTGGTGCCGAGAAGGGCGCCCATCAGGTAGTACTTCAGGGCGGCTTCGGTGCCCCGGGAGTCTTTGGCGAAAGCGGTCAGCGCGTAGGCGGGGATGCTCGCCAGCAGGTAGGCGGCGAACAGCATCAGCAGGTCGTTCGCGCCGAGCAGGGCGAGGGTGCCCGCGCCGGTCAGGCACAGCAGCACCCAGTACTCCGTCTCCCGCTTGTGGCCCCGTACGGTGTCCACGGACATGCCGATGACCAGCAGCAGGGTGCCCAGGACGATGAGACGGCCGGCGTCGGTCGCGGTGTCGACGGCGAACGCGTGGGCGAAGACGGTCTGTTCGCGGCCGGTGAGCATGGTGACGGCGGTGGCCACCAGGCCGGCCACGCAGGCGGCGGCCGCCACGACGGCGACGATCCACTGGCGGCGGCGGGGCAGCCAGGAGCCGGCGAGCAGGCCGACGACGGCGGCGCCGAGCAGGGCGATTTCGGGAAGGAGCGCGGTGAGGTTCTCGTTCACCGTGCCACCAGCCCGGTCAGGGTGCGGCCCGCCGGTTCGATGACGTCCAGGAGCCAGCGGGGCAGGACGCCGATCACCAGCGCGGCCGCCAGCAGGGCGACGACGGGCAGCGCCTCGTGGCGGTCGAGGTCCGCGATGCCGCCGGCCGGGACGCTCCCCGGCAGGCGCGGGACGCCGAGGAACATGCGCCGCAGCGCGGTCAGGAACAGGGCGGCGGTGATGAGGATGCCGGTCAGGGCGATGGCGGTGGCCACCGTCCGCGAGGCCAGGGCACCCGTGAAGATCTGGAACTCGGCGATGAAGCCGGAGAAGCCGGGGATGCCGAGACTGGCGAACGCGGCCACGGCCGTGACCGCCGCGAAGCGGGGAGCGTGGGCGGCCAGACCGGAGTAGGCGTCCATCGCGTACGTCCGCCCGCGGTCGTACAGCACGCCGCTGAGCAGGAACAGGGCGCCCGTGATCAGGCCGTGGCTGACCATCTGGGTGACCGCGCCGGTCACCGCCAGCGCGCGGGCCTGCGTGTCGGTGCCGGCCAGCGTGCCGGCCGCGCCGACGGCCAGCACGACGTAGCCCATGTGGTTCACCGACGTGTAGGCGATCATGCGCTTGAAGTCGGTCTGTGCCAGGGCGACCAGCGCGCCGTACACGACGGAGACGGCGCCGACGACGACGATGGCCAGGGCGTACCGGCGCCAGCTCCCCGGCAGCAGGGGCATGGCGATGCGGACGAACCCGTAGGTGCCCATCTTCAGCAGGACCCCGGCCAGGATCGCCGAGCCGGCGGCCGGGGCGTCGGTGTGGGCGGGCGGCAGCCAGGTGTGGAACGGCACGGTCGGCGTCTTGACCGCCAGGCCGACGCCGACGGCCAGCAGTACGAGACCGGCGTACGGGCCCCGGCCCGCCAGCGGGTCGGCACGCGCGAGGTCGGTGATGTCGAAGGTGTGCGGGTCGGCGGCCAGGTACAGGCCGATGAAGCCGAGCAGCAGGGCGAGGGAGCCGACGAAGGTGTAGAGGAAGAACTTCACCGCCGCCGCACGGGCGCGTTCACCGTGGCCCCAGCCCGCGATGACGAAGAACATGCCGACGATCGACAGGTCGAAGAAGACGAAGAACAGGATCAGGTCGAGCGCGACGAACAGGCCGATGGCGACGGTCTGCAGGAAGAGGAAGAGGCAGACGTAGGAGCGCACCCGCCGGGACTCGCGCAGTGAGTACCCGGCGACGGCCAGGAAGAGCAGACAGGTCAGGGCGACCAGGGGGAGGGACAGTCCGTCGACACCCACGTGGTAGCCGACCCCGGCGCTGGGGATCCAGCGCGCCCGCTGCTCGTACTGCATCCCGCCGCCGGTGTCGAAACCCGCCCACAGCCCGATGACCAGGGCGAGGTCCGCGGCGGCGGTGGCG
Coding sequences within it:
- a CDS encoding DM13 domain-containing protein; the protein is MVRGRSGAGRPWVIGVLVLALAGAGLGLYWFQPWKLWQDETVDEALPGVVATSPPPAAGPAPSPTRDAGPRTLAGGELISHEHATSGTAELVRLADGSHVVRLENLDTSNGPDLHVWLTDAPVKEGKAGWGVFDDGEYVSLGELKGNKGSQNYTVPADIDPSRYTSVSIWCDRFDVSFGAAELARV
- a CDS encoding complex I subunit 4 family protein; translation: MLSVVTFLPLLVCVVLLLLPRSLPDRAWVRIWIATAAADLALVIGLWAGFDTGGGMQYEQRARWIPSAGVGYHVGVDGLSLPLVALTCLLFLAVAGYSLRESRRVRSYVCLFLFLQTVAIGLFVALDLILFFVFFDLSIVGMFFVIAGWGHGERARAAAVKFFLYTFVGSLALLLGFIGLYLAADPHTFDITDLARADPLAGRGPYAGLVLLAVGVGLAVKTPTVPFHTWLPPAHTDAPAAGSAILAGVLLKMGTYGFVRIAMPLLPGSWRRYALAIVVVGAVSVVYGALVALAQTDFKRMIAYTSVNHMGYVVLAVGAAGTLAGTDTQARALAVTGAVTQMVSHGLITGALFLLSGVLYDRGRTYAMDAYSGLAAHAPRFAAVTAVAAFASLGIPGFSGFIAEFQIFTGALASRTVATAIALTGILITAALFLTALRRMFLGVPRLPGSVPAGGIADLDRHEALPVVALLAAALVIGVLPRWLLDVIEPAGRTLTGLVAR
- a CDS encoding inositol monophosphatase family protein; amino-acid sequence: MIENNETIDEFLARHADEVEEAVRKAAAQEIMPRWRRLAAHEVDEKAGPHDLVTDADRKAELYLTEVLAALLPGSVVVGEEAVHANPASYEAIRGEAPVWIVDPVDGTRQFVHGDPGFCTLVALARHGVVHASWTYAPADDRLATAVRGRGAFLDGERLYAGPPEPGRDLRVATSHPDYTTDDQKRALRPLRTPGVAPRACGSAGLEYLAVARGESDATAFSWEAAWDHAAGLLLVEEAGGTHLTRTGEPFRITGGNDLPFTAARDAATARRVVALLSDGA
- a CDS encoding gamma-glutamyltransferase family protein, which encodes MFTTRPTLQGTFGMVSSTHWLASQTAMAVLEDGGNAYDAAVAGAFVLHVVEPHLNGPAGEVPILLAPAGGEVRVLCGQGVAPAGATVAHYKGLGLDLVPGTGPLAAAVPGAFDAWLLLLRDHGTKPLADVLKYAIGYAEHGHAPVERFTETVETVRELFETEWRSSAEVYLPGGRPPRPGELFRNPALAATWKRLLAESAGAGGREARIDTAREVWRTGFVAEALVRQAGRPTMDTSGERRTGPLTAADLAGWSASYEAPATYDWNGWTVCKAGPWSQGPVLLQQLALLPSELPAYGCADYVHLLVEGCKLAMADREAWYGDADGADRVPLDDLLSPEYNAARRALVGVKASFELRPGGPGGRTPRLSAHARVAAVEGEGLDALGVGEPTVAKSPASPVPGEPDVAADGGTRGDTCHLDIVDRWGNMVSATPSGGWLQSNPVVPELGFPLGTRLQMTWLEEGLPNSLTPGRRPRTTLTPSIALRDGVPVMAFGTPGGDQQDQWQLHFLLAVALRAPVRGGLDLQGAIDAPNWHNDSFPGSFFPRGMRAGSVTVESRMPAAVVEELRRRGHDVTVGEAWSEGRLCAVARDPGTGVLSAAANPRGMQGYAIGR
- a CDS encoding NADH-quinone oxidoreductase subunit N, whose amino-acid sequence is MNENLTALLPEIALLGAAVVGLLAGSWLPRRRQWIVAVVAAAACVAGLVATAVTMLTGREQTVFAHAFAVDTATDAGRLIVLGTLLLVIGMSVDTVRGHKRETEYWVLLCLTGAGTLALLGANDLLMLFAAYLLASIPAYALTAFAKDSRGTEAALKYYLMGALLGTTMLAGAAVLYGVGGATLYRELRTTLPAAPYGPVAVGLVCVLAGVLFKAGAVPAHFWVPDVTEGAPPPVAAYVTTLPKAGALVAGYRLLTQVLPGSDVNWPLLTAVLAAVTMTLGNLAAFLQTSVTRLLAYSAISQVGYLLMALAVADRSDLALKSLLFYLAAYAATNLGAFAVVGALPGARSLDDYRGLARRRPGLAAVLVVCLLGLVGTPPTGVFLGKLEIFGAAVDGGCAWLAALAVANTVASLFYYLRWLVPLFFPTGGPAPATAHAVPGRWAAATAYTAGTASVTLGVAGGAVLPAMTGTLLS
- a CDS encoding phytoene desaturase family protein, with the translated sequence MLDAVVVGAGPNGLTAAVELARRGFSVAVFEAQGTVGGGARTEELTLPGFRHDPCSAAHPLAINSPAFRALPLERYGLQWLHAGLPMAHPFPDGSAAVLSRSVGETAASFGARDAGAYRRLVERFLPRWDTLARDFMSLPLTALPRDPVTLARFGLVGLPPSTWLMRRFRDDKAKTLFAGLVAHVMAPLGGFATGAIGLVFALAAHARGWPVARGGSQAISDALAAYLRDLGGTVHTDYEVKRLDDLPPARAYVFDTSPTALARIAGLGNHYAGYRYGPGVFKIDYALDGPVPWTAQEPRTAGTVQIGADSAEIGAALNAASREGRAPDAPFLITTQPSVADPTRAPEGKHVFWAYGHVPNGWTGDLTDAIERQLERFAPGFRDRVLARATAGPPELAVRNANYVGGDIASGAVSGLQLLLRPKLSLFPYATPHPAVFICSSATPPGPGVHGMSGHNAAKAVWRRLRQT
- a CDS encoding DUF1330 domain-containing protein, with product MAVDPAGTDLARLVEEDPGGPVVMLNLLRFTPDGRASYEEYSRRAGRFLQRYGAELLYAGDGGTPLVAEEGQAWDAVLVVRYPSREAFSRMVADPEYQEITGLRSRALAEAVLQPTTPWPVSSGR
- a CDS encoding O-acetyl-ADP-ribose deacetylase, coding for MTTITLVRGDITRESADAIVNAANSSLLGGGGVDGAIHRRGGPAILEECRKLRAGHLGKGLPTGRAVATTAGALDARWVIHTVGPVHSATEDRSGLLASCYRESLRVADELGARTVAFPAISTGVYRWPMDDAARIAVTAVREADTGVEEVRFVLFDDRAHAAFAARLG